The Hymenobacter chitinivorans DSM 11115 genome window below encodes:
- a CDS encoding DUF983 domain-containing protein — MKPIDSSTLALLDLRCPRCHQGPLFSYPAYKLTKYAVMPERCPVCSVAYEPEPGFYWGAMFVSYAFSVAWFAIGGVAAYYLFNNPSVWVYVLLVTALVLVTAPATLRYSRAIMLYLFGGIKYDPNLRRLPTDEASPRSRANAPAVL; from the coding sequence ATGAAACCCATCGATTCGTCTACGCTGGCCCTGCTTGATTTGCGCTGCCCCCGCTGCCACCAGGGCCCGTTGTTTTCGTACCCGGCCTATAAGCTCACCAAGTACGCCGTCATGCCCGAGCGGTGCCCGGTGTGCAGCGTGGCCTATGAGCCCGAGCCCGGCTTTTACTGGGGCGCCATGTTCGTGAGCTACGCCTTTTCGGTGGCCTGGTTTGCCATCGGCGGGGTAGCGGCTTACTACCTGTTCAACAACCCCTCGGTGTGGGTGTACGTGCTGCTGGTCACGGCTTTGGTGCTGGTGACGGCTCCGGCCACGTTGCGCTACTCCCGGGCCATCATGCTTTACTTGTTCGGGGGCATCAAATACGACCCTAATCTGCGGCGACTTCCCACCGATGAAGCCTCGCCCCGAAGTCGGGCCAACGCCCCCGCTGTTTTGTAA